In Paenibacillus sonchi, a single genomic region encodes these proteins:
- the rpsR gene encoding 30S ribosomal protein S18, translating to MAFKQREGGENDKRPARRGGRNKRKKVCYFTVNKITHIDYKDTELLKKFISERGKILPRRVTGTSAKYQRALTIAVKRSRQIALLPYTTE from the coding sequence ATGGCTTTCAAACAAAGAGAAGGCGGAGAAAACGACAAAAGACCGGCACGTCGTGGTGGACGCAACAAGCGCAAAAAAGTGTGCTACTTCACTGTGAACAAGATCACTCACATTGATTACAAAGACACTGAGCTTCTGAAGAAGTTCATCAGCGAACGCGGAAAGATCTTGCCGCGTCGTGTAACAGGTACAAGTGCAAAATACCAACGCGCTCTGACCATTGCTGTAAAACGCTCGCGTCAAATCGCGCTGCTGCCTTACACAACGGAATAG
- the ssb gene encoding single-stranded DNA-binding protein produces MLNRIILIGRLTRDPELRYTPAGVAVTQFTLAVDRNFTGQNGEREADFIPVVTWRQLAETCANYLRKGRLTAVEGRIQVRNYENNEGKRVYVTEVIADNVRFLESSQNREGGNAPSGGNVPEEPSYGGGGNSGRGNNNNFSRNNNNQDPFSGDGKPIDISDDDLPF; encoded by the coding sequence TTGTTGAACCGTATCATTCTGATCGGCCGGTTGACCCGTGACCCGGAACTTCGTTATACTCCTGCTGGTGTTGCTGTAACGCAGTTTACGCTCGCCGTAGACCGCAACTTTACGGGCCAGAACGGTGAACGCGAAGCGGACTTCATCCCGGTGGTAACCTGGAGACAGCTGGCTGAGACCTGTGCCAATTACTTGCGCAAAGGACGTCTGACAGCGGTGGAAGGCCGCATCCAAGTACGGAATTACGAGAATAACGAAGGCAAACGTGTATACGTTACTGAAGTTATTGCCGATAATGTCCGTTTTCTGGAATCCTCGCAGAATCGTGAAGGCGGCAATGCGCCAAGTGGCGGGAATGTACCTGAAGAACCATCTTATGGTGGCGGCGGTAACAGTGGACGCGGAAATAACAATAATTTCTCGCGTAACAACAATAATCAAGATCCTTTTTCGGGCGATGGAAAACCGATCGATATATCGGACGATGATTTGCCATTTTAA
- the rpsF gene encoding 30S ribosomal protein S6 produces the protein MNKKPFKQQSKNSKASSPTAEKLRKHEVQGKRRLAYEIKKFRDGVYVLVNFTAEPAVVTELERIMKISDEVIRYLITNDVA, from the coding sequence TTGAACAAGAAGCCGTTCAAGCAGCAGTCGAAAAATTCCAAGGCATCATCTCCAACGGCGGAGAAATTACGAAAGCACGAAGTGCAAGGTAAACGCCGTCTTGCGTATGAGATCAAGAAATTCCGTGATGGCGTTTATGTTCTGGTTAACTTCACTGCAGAACCTGCAGTAGTTACTGAATTGGAACGTATCATGAAGATTTCCGACGAAGTCATTCGTTATCTCATTACGAACGACGTTGCCTAA
- a CDS encoding YjzC family protein — protein MGEQTEYEKGDKAPNPGIYTEVGEARSFHTQIQNPKRIEMKKGDTFPETTNKNRKWKKAEKARVH, from the coding sequence ATGGGCGAGCAAACCGAATACGAAAAAGGCGACAAAGCCCCTAATCCGGGCATCTATACGGAGGTAGGCGAAGCACGCAGCTTTCACACCCAAATTCAGAACCCCAAACGAATTGAAATGAAGAAGGGTGATACCTTTCCCGAAACCACTAACAAAAACCGCAAGTGGAAAAAAGCTGAAAAGGCGCGGGTTCATTAA
- a CDS encoding DUF951 domain-containing protein: protein MERKIFGLGDIVLMKKPHPCGTNEMEIIRMGMDIRIKCTGCHHSVLIPRAKFEKNMKKVLRSAEGENHE, encoded by the coding sequence ATGGAACGGAAGATTTTTGGGCTTGGCGATATTGTTCTCATGAAAAAGCCGCATCCTTGCGGCACTAATGAAATGGAGATCATCCGGATGGGGATGGATATCCGGATTAAATGTACCGGCTGTCATCACAGTGTGCTCATTCCCCGGGCTAAGTTCGAGAAAAATATGAAAAAAGTGCTGCGTTCCGCCGAGGGTGAAAACCACGAATAA
- a CDS encoding mechanosensitive ion channel domain-containing protein, giving the protein MNRWMLETLTAGDAVKEAVRFKDRVWNWVTDAEMWADVLFAGLRILLIFILTRIIIKVVYKVIDRSMEKESRGRLLGDSRRFSTVGGLLKNVVTFICNFVMIMLVLSEFHFDLGPLLAGAGVVGLAIGFGAQSLVKDVITGFFIIFEDQFAVGDVIQTGTYKGTVEMIGLRTTRLLSSTGEVHIIPNGTIINVTNYSLANALAVVDVPVKIERGLEATLALIGEALKGIEERNSNVIAYPNILGIQSMSTSEYVIRVAANCLPNARDAAERQIQSDIKRALEKQTALEAAKAEQEAREQAEQAERAAREMEALEAPQSGRESSGVRPDRQVAATHEGEKGEK; this is encoded by the coding sequence ATGAATAGGTGGATGCTTGAGACATTGACTGCCGGTGATGCGGTAAAAGAAGCGGTGCGGTTCAAGGATAGGGTATGGAACTGGGTAACAGATGCTGAAATGTGGGCGGATGTACTATTTGCAGGACTGCGTATTCTTTTAATCTTTATTTTGACCCGGATCATTATAAAAGTCGTATACAAGGTGATTGACCGTTCAATGGAAAAGGAGAGCCGCGGAAGACTATTGGGAGATAGCCGCAGATTCTCAACCGTTGGCGGGCTGCTGAAAAATGTGGTTACGTTCATTTGCAATTTTGTAATGATCATGCTGGTTCTTTCTGAGTTCCATTTCGATTTGGGACCATTATTAGCCGGAGCCGGTGTCGTCGGACTTGCCATCGGGTTTGGCGCGCAGAGTTTGGTCAAAGATGTCATTACAGGCTTTTTTATTATCTTTGAGGATCAGTTCGCAGTTGGCGATGTGATTCAGACCGGGACCTACAAAGGGACGGTAGAAATGATTGGCCTCAGAACGACGAGGCTGCTCAGCAGCACCGGTGAGGTGCATATTATCCCCAATGGCACCATTATCAACGTAACAAATTATTCGCTGGCCAATGCGCTCGCAGTTGTAGATGTTCCCGTAAAGATCGAACGGGGGCTGGAGGCTACGCTCGCTCTGATCGGAGAAGCGCTAAAGGGGATAGAAGAGCGGAACTCAAATGTCATAGCCTATCCGAATATTCTGGGGATTCAGTCGATGAGCACCTCGGAATATGTGATTCGTGTAGCGGCCAATTGTCTTCCGAATGCCAGGGATGCAGCAGAGCGGCAAATTCAGAGCGATATCAAGCGGGCATTGGAGAAACAGACGGCGCTGGAGGCGGCTAAGGCTGAGCAGGAGGCGCGTGAACAAGCGGAACAGGCTGAAAGGGCTGCGAGGGAAATGGAGGCCTTGGAGGCGCCGCAGAGCGGGCGCGAATCATCGGGGGTCAGACCTGACAGACAGGTTGCCGCCACGCATGAGGGTGAAAAGGGGGAGAAGTAA
- a CDS encoding DUF3343 domain-containing protein — MDEELLIAFDSTQQALRAEMLLEYAEIEIDIFPTPKEITAGCAMSIQFFRGALGEVRKIVAEQHVEIRGIFREVEEGGYALIGEKEGLDE, encoded by the coding sequence ATGGATGAGGAACTCCTGATTGCTTTTGACTCGACCCAGCAGGCGCTGCGCGCAGAGATGCTGCTTGAATATGCAGAGATCGAAATTGATATTTTTCCTACTCCGAAGGAGATTACGGCAGGGTGTGCAATGTCGATCCAATTCTTTCGCGGAGCCCTGGGAGAGGTCCGGAAGATTGTAGCAGAGCAGCATGTTGAAATCCGCGGAATATTTAGAGAGGTGGAAGAAGGCGGGTACGCATTAATTGGGGAAAAGGAGGGGTTAGATGAATAG
- the yyaC gene encoding spore protease YyaC: MNSSSKAVPLPEPSCLKISHADPNIYSAITHRLLFHFSRTNADTPIIIVCVGTDRSTGDSLGPLVGTALARFHSPLFHLYGTLDEPVHAVNLEETLTLIHEKHNNPFIIGIDACLGHSASVGCIQVVDGPLRPGAGVNKQLPPVGDIHLTGIVNVGGFMEYFVLQNTRLSLVMRLSDIIASSLYSALKQWNLHASSAATRER, translated from the coding sequence ATGAATTCTTCTTCGAAAGCTGTCCCTTTGCCGGAACCGTCTTGCTTAAAAATATCACATGCTGATCCCAATATCTATTCCGCCATTACGCACCGGCTGCTGTTTCATTTTTCCCGCACCAATGCGGACACACCCATCATTATCGTCTGTGTGGGGACAGACCGTTCAACAGGCGATTCGCTCGGGCCCCTTGTCGGGACTGCACTGGCCCGCTTCCACAGCCCCCTATTTCATTTATACGGGACATTAGACGAGCCTGTGCACGCTGTGAATTTAGAAGAAACCCTTACCCTTATTCACGAAAAACACAATAATCCATTCATCATCGGCATCGATGCCTGCCTGGGCCATTCCGCCAGTGTCGGCTGCATTCAGGTAGTTGATGGTCCGCTGAGGCCCGGAGCCGGGGTGAATAAGCAGCTTCCCCCTGTCGGAGATATTCATCTCACCGGAATTGTAAATGTCGGCGGGTTTATGGAGTACTTCGTCCTGCAGAATACAAGGTTAAGTCTGGTCATGCGATTGTCGGATATCATTGCTTCCAGTCTCTATTCCGCCTTGAAACAATGGAATCTCCATGCTAGTTCTGCTGCGACGCGAGAGCGATAA
- a CDS encoding DUF4446 family protein, which produces MSELNEIISEQLSMFIMGFALIIVVLAIVLMIQGAKIRKMRRKYEAMMNGNGIEDLESLLIDLKNQGDMLEEVQREQKTIIEAAQVKLRGMKSKVALKRYNAFGERGNDLSFSLAIIDDNRSGVVLTSLHNRENSYIYSKPLEGGESQYPLSPEEKEVIALASQQN; this is translated from the coding sequence ATGTCGGAGTTAAATGAAATTATTAGTGAGCAGCTGTCAATGTTTATCATGGGTTTTGCGCTGATCATCGTCGTGCTGGCAATTGTATTGATGATACAGGGAGCGAAGATCCGCAAAATGCGGCGGAAATATGAAGCTATGATGAACGGCAATGGAATTGAAGATCTGGAGAGTTTATTGATCGATCTCAAAAATCAGGGGGATATGCTGGAAGAAGTTCAACGCGAGCAAAAAACAATAATCGAGGCAGCACAGGTCAAACTCCGCGGCATGAAGTCAAAGGTTGCGTTGAAACGGTACAATGCTTTTGGAGAGCGGGGGAATGACCTGAGCTTCTCGCTTGCTATCATTGACGACAACCGCAGCGGTGTAGTCTTGACCAGTCTGCATAACCGCGAAAATTCGTATATCTACTCTAAACCGCTGGAGGGCGGGGAATCGCAGTACCCGCTGTCACCTGAGGAAAAAGAAGTTATCGCTCTCGCGTCGCAGCAGAACTAG
- a CDS encoding aminotransferase class V-fold PLP-dependent enzyme — MEELVYLDHAATSWPKPPEVAAAMMDALQNSGANAGRGNHSLAIGAGRVMVRARNKLAELFSVSNAQDIAFTQNTTMGLNMAIQGTLQPGDHVITTMTEHNSVRRPLEFLRQTLGISIDYVQVDPEGQVDLLELQRTFRANTKMMICNHSSNLLGSILPIGEIGDIAQAKGALFLVDAAQSAGSLTIDVKKMNIDLLAFPGHKGLLGPQGTGGLYIAPDLDLTPLMQGGTGSQSENSGQPTVRPDRYEAGTQNGVGIAGLLAGVTKIMSLGPENIHRQEWELTQKLMEGLSVIPGIRLLGPKMGSERSGIVSFVVEGQDSADIAHRLDRKYNIAVRAGMHCTPLAHKAAYTLESGAVRASVGVTSTEEDVDRMVAAMLEMYGRTSVR, encoded by the coding sequence ATGGAGGAGCTCGTTTATTTAGATCATGCGGCAACATCATGGCCGAAACCGCCTGAAGTTGCCGCGGCCATGATGGATGCGTTGCAAAACTCCGGTGCAAATGCCGGACGTGGAAATCATTCGCTGGCGATTGGGGCAGGACGGGTGATGGTGAGAGCGCGGAATAAACTCGCTGAACTTTTTTCTGTCTCCAATGCCCAGGATATTGCCTTTACCCAAAACACCACAATGGGGCTAAATATGGCTATACAGGGTACACTTCAACCAGGGGATCACGTTATTACTACAATGACGGAACATAACTCCGTGCGCAGGCCTTTAGAATTTTTACGCCAGACGTTGGGCATTTCTATTGATTATGTGCAGGTGGACCCTGAAGGACAGGTGGACTTGCTTGAACTGCAGAGGACCTTTAGAGCTAACACCAAAATGATGATATGCAATCATAGCTCAAATCTGCTGGGGAGTATTCTGCCAATTGGGGAGATCGGTGATATTGCCCAAGCTAAGGGTGCCTTGTTTCTGGTGGACGCAGCTCAAAGCGCCGGTTCTTTAACCATTGATGTGAAAAAAATGAATATAGATTTGCTTGCTTTTCCTGGGCATAAAGGTCTGCTGGGCCCGCAGGGGACAGGAGGACTGTACATCGCGCCTGATCTGGATTTAACCCCGCTGATGCAGGGAGGAACCGGGAGCCAGTCGGAAAATAGCGGACAGCCCACTGTCCGTCCTGACCGTTATGAGGCTGGGACCCAAAACGGGGTGGGCATAGCGGGACTGCTGGCGGGTGTGACCAAAATAATGTCGCTCGGACCGGAAAATATTCACCGCCAAGAGTGGGAGTTAACTCAGAAATTGATGGAAGGACTGTCCGTTATTCCTGGAATCCGGCTGCTTGGGCCTAAAATGGGTTCAGAGCGGAGCGGGATCGTATCCTTCGTGGTTGAGGGGCAGGATTCGGCTGATATCGCCCACCGTCTGGACCGTAAATATAATATTGCGGTGCGGGCAGGCATGCATTGTACTCCGCTAGCCCATAAAGCCGCATATACATTAGAAAGTGGAGCCGTGAGAGCAAGTGTGGGCGTTACTTCGACAGAAGAGGATGTTGACCGGATGGTAGCTGCCATGCTGGAAATGTACGGCCGCACAAGTGTAAGATGA
- a CDS encoding ParB/RepB/Spo0J family partition protein, with amino-acid sequence MSKRLGKGLDALIPSLSINEDDKVVEIPLGQLRANPYQPRKDFNEDAIQELAESIRQHGVIQPIIVRSVLKGYEIIAGERRFRASQYCGKATIPAVVRSLSDQQVMEIALIENLQRENLNAMEIAVAYQGLMDQFALTQEELSLKVGKSRSHIANFLRLLSLPEEVKEYVSRGTISMGHARAIVALKDPETVKQLAEQCVEQQWSVRELEEVVKNLDRKPAGAIKAKVVKRDPYIDNVEEQLRERFKTTVKIKQGKEKGKIELNYYSAQDLERLLELLGN; translated from the coding sequence ATGAGTAAGCGTTTAGGGAAAGGTCTAGATGCATTAATACCATCCTTGTCAATCAACGAAGATGATAAGGTTGTGGAGATACCTTTAGGACAGTTGCGGGCGAACCCCTATCAACCGCGCAAGGATTTCAATGAGGACGCGATCCAAGAGTTGGCTGAATCGATAAGACAACATGGGGTGATCCAGCCGATCATCGTCCGGAGTGTTCTAAAGGGTTATGAAATTATCGCCGGTGAACGCAGATTCAGGGCATCGCAGTATTGTGGAAAAGCAACAATTCCTGCTGTTGTACGAAGTCTCAGCGATCAGCAGGTTATGGAAATCGCACTTATTGAGAACCTGCAGCGTGAAAATCTTAATGCGATGGAAATTGCAGTAGCTTATCAAGGGCTGATGGATCAATTTGCGCTTACCCAGGAAGAGCTTTCACTAAAGGTGGGAAAATCCAGATCGCATATTGCTAACTTTTTACGTCTGCTGTCCTTACCAGAAGAAGTGAAGGAATATGTTTCACGTGGAACAATTTCTATGGGGCATGCTAGAGCAATTGTAGCACTGAAAGATCCTGAAACGGTTAAACAACTGGCAGAGCAATGCGTGGAACAACAATGGAGTGTTAGAGAGCTGGAAGAGGTTGTGAAGAACCTTGACCGCAAACCGGCCGGAGCGATTAAAGCGAAAGTTGTGAAACGCGATCCATACATTGATAATGTGGAAGAACAATTGCGCGAGAGATTTAAGACGACAGTGAAAATAAAACAGGGCAAGGAAAAAGGGAAAATTGAATTGAACTATTACAGTGCCCAAGACCTGGAAAGGCTGTTGGAGTTATTGGGTAATTGA
- a CDS encoding ParA family protein, which translates to MSKIIAIANQKGGVGKTTTSVNLGAGMATLGKRVLLVDIDPQGNTTSGVGINKADVANCIYDILINEANPQETILETQIEGLHIIPATIQLAGAEIELVSTISRELKLKKALNAVKSNYDYIIIDCPPSLGILTINSLTAADSVIIPIQCEYYALEGLSQLLNTVRLVQKNLNPHLKIEGVLLTMLDARTNLGIQVIEEVKKYFQEKVYRTIIPRNVRLSEAPSHGQSIITYDNRSKGAEVYLELAKEVISYE; encoded by the coding sequence GTGTCCAAGATTATTGCCATAGCAAATCAAAAAGGTGGTGTCGGTAAAACAACGACCTCTGTCAACCTGGGTGCCGGAATGGCTACCTTAGGAAAAAGAGTGCTTCTGGTTGATATCGATCCACAAGGAAACACTACTAGCGGCGTTGGCATCAACAAAGCGGATGTAGCAAATTGCATTTATGATATTCTTATTAATGAAGCAAATCCACAGGAAACGATTTTGGAGACCCAAATCGAAGGACTTCATATTATTCCGGCAACGATTCAATTGGCAGGTGCAGAGATTGAATTGGTGTCCACCATTTCCAGAGAGCTGAAGCTAAAGAAAGCATTGAATGCGGTCAAGTCGAATTATGATTATATTATTATCGATTGTCCACCTTCATTGGGCATTCTTACCATTAATTCACTTACAGCCGCAGATTCCGTAATTATTCCAATTCAATGTGAGTATTACGCTCTGGAGGGTCTAAGTCAACTATTGAATACTGTGCGTCTGGTTCAGAAGAATCTCAATCCTCATCTGAAGATAGAGGGAGTTCTATTGACGATGCTGGATGCCAGAACGAATCTGGGGATTCAAGTTATCGAAGAAGTGAAAAAGTATTTTCAGGAGAAGGTCTATAGAACGATTATTCCTCGTAATGTGAGATTAAGTGAAGCTCCATCACATGGACAATCGATAATTACGTATGACAATCGCTCCAAAGGAGCGGAAGTGTACCTAGAGTTGGCAAAGGAAGTGATCTCTTATGAGTAA
- the noc gene encoding nucleoid occlusion protein, protein MKEQFTKLFGFTERSSGEEVKQIPVHEVISSPYQPRTIFDDEKIDELCQTIKTHGVIQPIVVRVRDSLYEIIAGERRWRAVKKLGMETIPAIVREFNDSQAASIALIENLQREGLTSIEEAIAYQKLIDLHQLTQESLAQRLGKSQSTIANKIRLLQLPEQVKTALMERQITERHARSLLSLDSVEMQLKVLGEIIAKGLNVKQTEARIAFYKEVSKTKKSKRVSYTKDVRLALNTIRQSIDMVTGSGMEIKTSENDRGDHYEIVIQIPKR, encoded by the coding sequence ATGAAAGAACAATTCACCAAGCTTTTTGGATTTACCGAGCGGAGCAGCGGAGAAGAGGTCAAACAGATCCCGGTTCATGAGGTCATCAGCAGTCCATATCAGCCACGGACGATTTTTGATGACGAAAAGATAGACGAGTTATGTCAGACTATCAAAACTCATGGGGTTATTCAGCCAATAGTTGTTCGCGTGCGTGATTCCCTGTATGAGATTATTGCCGGGGAACGCCGCTGGCGGGCAGTTAAAAAGCTGGGCATGGAAACAATCCCGGCCATTGTTCGTGAGTTCAATGATTCCCAGGCTGCTTCTATTGCTCTAATCGAAAATTTGCAGCGTGAGGGTTTGACCTCAATCGAAGAGGCTATCGCTTATCAAAAATTAATCGATCTTCATCAGTTGACTCAAGAAAGCCTGGCACAGCGGCTTGGCAAAAGCCAATCAACGATTGCCAACAAAATTCGCTTGCTGCAGCTCCCTGAACAAGTGAAAACAGCATTGATGGAAAGACAAATCACGGAACGCCATGCGCGTTCACTGCTGTCGCTGGACAGTGTAGAAATGCAACTGAAGGTGCTGGGTGAAATCATTGCCAAAGGGCTGAATGTGAAACAAACAGAAGCCCGCATTGCCTTTTATAAAGAAGTTTCAAAGACTAAAAAGTCAAAACGGGTTTCCTACACGAAGGATGTTCGTCTCGCTCTTAATACAATTCGCCAATCCATTGATATGGTTACTGGTTCGGGAATGGAGATTAAAACCTCTGAAAATGACCGCGGCGACCATTACGAGATTGTTATTCAAATTCCAAAGAGATAA
- the rsmG gene encoding 16S rRNA (guanine(527)-N(7))-methyltransferase RsmG: MDNTAVQFTALLQAQEITLSPKQLEQFELYFSELVSWNEKMNLTGITEREQVYMKHFYDSLSLTFFMNMGEVNTLADIGSGAGFPGIPLKICFPHLKLTIVDSLSKRISFLQHVCDTLQLKNVQLIHGRAEDVARQFIHRDAYDLVTARAVARLSLLNEFCLPFTRKDGLFAAMKGNDSSEELTEAKRSFKELRAELQKVESFTLPIEESARHIVFIRKTGATPAKYPRKAGTPAKAPLI, translated from the coding sequence ATGGATAACACTGCAGTGCAGTTTACCGCTTTATTGCAAGCACAAGAAATCACATTATCACCAAAGCAGCTGGAGCAGTTCGAGCTATACTTTTCAGAGCTTGTTTCATGGAATGAAAAAATGAATCTGACAGGCATAACCGAACGCGAGCAGGTGTACATGAAACATTTTTACGATTCACTTTCCCTGACGTTCTTCATGAATATGGGGGAGGTCAACACACTGGCAGATATCGGCTCCGGTGCCGGATTTCCCGGAATTCCCTTAAAAATCTGTTTTCCGCATTTAAAGCTAACGATCGTGGATTCTCTCAGCAAACGTATTTCTTTTTTACAGCATGTATGTGACACGCTGCAATTAAAGAATGTGCAGTTAATCCATGGCAGGGCAGAGGATGTTGCACGCCAGTTCATTCACCGCGATGCTTATGACTTGGTTACAGCGCGTGCAGTTGCACGCCTGTCGCTGCTGAATGAATTTTGTCTTCCGTTCACACGTAAAGATGGCTTGTTTGCGGCGATGAAGGGCAATGATTCGTCGGAGGAGTTAACAGAGGCTAAGCGCAGCTTCAAAGAGTTGCGTGCCGAATTACAGAAGGTGGAGTCATTCACACTTCCTATTGAAGAGTCGGCAAGGCATATTGTTTTCATCCGTAAAACAGGGGCTACACCGGCAAAATATCCGCGCAAAGCAGGAACGCCTGCCAAAGCTCCACTGATCTGA
- the mnmG gene encoding tRNA uridine-5-carboxymethylaminomethyl(34) synthesis enzyme MnmG — MSYDGGSYDVVVIGAGHAGCEAALAAARMGCRTLMITINLDMVAFMPCNPSIGGPAKGHVVREIDALGGEMGRNIDKTFIQLRMLNTGKGPAVHALRAQADKFLYQHAMKETMENTPNLTLRQGMVEELIVENGRCAGVITKTGTVYHSKTVILTTGTYLRGKVIMGELTYESGPNNQQPSVRLSENLRELGFDLVRFKTGTPPRVHKDTIDFSKTEIQPGDEKPKFFSFETKSSDNEQLPCWLTYTSEVTHQIINDNLHRAPMFTGIIEGTGPRYCPSIEDKVVRFSDKSQHQIFLEPEGKNTAEYYVQGLSTSLPEDVQLAILRSIPGMEKVEMMRNGYAIEYDAMVPTQLWPSLETKRLPGLFTAGQINGTSGYEEAAGQGIIAGINAARKVQEKEPVVLDRSQGYIGVLIDDLVTKGTNEPYRLLTSRAEYRLLLRHDNADLRLTPIGYEIGLIPEKRYEAFLDKKERVEREIIRLQETKVKPVEVNAALAEYESAPIVDGSNLLTLMRRPEVAYSFVDLVSPSPEGLDEEMKEQVEIQIKYAGYIEKQLQHVEKLQKMEKKKIPDDINYNEIHGLAMEARQKLTKIAPISIGQASRIAGVTPADISILLVHLEHYNRVTAAKG; from the coding sequence ATGAGTTATGATGGAGGCAGCTATGACGTAGTGGTCATTGGCGCAGGCCATGCCGGCTGCGAGGCAGCCCTTGCCGCAGCACGAATGGGCTGCCGTACGCTGATGATTACAATTAACCTGGATATGGTGGCCTTCATGCCTTGCAATCCGTCCATTGGCGGTCCTGCCAAAGGGCATGTAGTGCGCGAAATTGATGCATTGGGCGGCGAAATGGGCCGCAATATTGATAAAACCTTTATTCAGCTGCGGATGCTCAATACGGGCAAAGGCCCTGCTGTACATGCATTGCGTGCACAAGCTGACAAATTCCTGTATCAGCATGCGATGAAGGAAACGATGGAGAACACACCGAATCTGACCCTTCGTCAGGGAATGGTGGAAGAGCTGATTGTAGAGAATGGCAGATGTGCGGGTGTAATTACGAAGACAGGTACAGTGTACCACAGTAAAACGGTTATCCTGACAACAGGAACCTATTTGCGCGGCAAAGTAATCATGGGTGAGCTGACTTATGAGAGCGGCCCAAATAATCAGCAGCCTTCGGTGAGACTTTCCGAGAATCTGCGTGAGCTTGGTTTTGACCTTGTACGTTTTAAGACAGGCACACCGCCACGGGTGCATAAGGATACCATTGATTTCTCCAAGACCGAGATTCAGCCGGGGGACGAGAAACCGAAGTTCTTTTCTTTTGAAACCAAATCATCCGATAATGAACAGCTTCCCTGCTGGCTGACTTATACTTCCGAGGTTACCCATCAGATTATAAATGATAACCTGCACCGGGCTCCGATGTTCACAGGTATTATTGAAGGAACAGGTCCAAGGTATTGTCCTTCTATTGAAGATAAGGTGGTCCGTTTCAGCGATAAATCACAGCATCAGATATTCCTGGAGCCGGAAGGAAAAAACACTGCGGAATATTACGTCCAAGGGTTGTCCACCAGTCTTCCGGAAGATGTTCAATTAGCCATCCTACGCTCTATTCCGGGAATGGAAAAGGTTGAAATGATGCGCAATGGTTATGCTATTGAATATGATGCAATGGTTCCAACCCAGCTCTGGCCTTCACTGGAAACCAAACGTCTGCCCGGGCTGTTCACGGCTGGACAGATCAACGGTACCTCCGGTTATGAGGAAGCGGCAGGACAAGGGATAATCGCCGGGATTAATGCGGCACGCAAGGTTCAGGAGAAGGAGCCTGTTGTGCTTGACCGCTCGCAAGGGTACATTGGCGTACTGATTGATGATCTGGTTACCAAAGGAACCAATGAGCCATATCGTCTGCTGACTTCACGTGCGGAATACCGCTTACTGCTTCGCCATGACAATGCGGATCTGCGCTTGACACCTATTGGTTATGAAATCGGTCTGATTCCCGAAAAGCGTTATGAAGCTTTCCTGGATAAAAAAGAACGGGTAGAGCGTGAAATCATACGTCTCCAGGAAACAAAAGTTAAACCTGTGGAGGTTAATGCCGCACTTGCCGAATATGAATCTGCACCTATTGTGGATGGAAGCAACTTACTGACCCTAATGCGGCGTCCGGAAGTTGCCTATAGCTTTGTTGACCTTGTTTCTCCTTCTCCTGAAGGACTTGATGAGGAGATGAAGGAACAAGTGGAGATCCAGATTAAATATGCTGGTTACATCGAAAAACAGCTTCAGCATGTTGAGAAGCTGCAGAAGATGGAAAAAAAGAAGATTCCAGATGATATCAACTATAACGAGATTCACGGATTGGCAATGGAAGCACGGCAAAAACTGACCAAAATCGCGCCTATATCAATTGGCCAGGCATCGCGGATTGCCGGTGTAACACCGGCGGATATTTCCATTCTTCTTGTGCATTTGGAGCACTATAACCGTGTAACGGCAGCGAAAGGATAA